The DNA window CTGGTTCGGGCTTCACCCCGCCGCCCGTGGTGGCGAGCGGGTCCGGGTCCCCGGTGAGTATCCGGACGACACCCTTACGGTTCGTCCCGCCGCTGGTGCCGTCATTCTGCGGGTTGCTGGGGTCCCAGACCTGAAGGATCACCCGGTCACGGCGGGGGTTGTTCGCATCCGCTGCGACCAGGGGGTCAACGGTGGCTGAAGTGGCCAGTCCGGTGAGGTACGCTCCCGTACTGGACGCGACCGCTGCCGGCCCTGCCGTTGCCAGGACATTGTTGCCCGAGAGGGTGATCGCCAGGGCGCGGGCGTCAAGGACACCGCTGCGGCTGGTCCCCACCGCGGCACCGGGGGCCAGGAGCCCGCCGATGTCACGGCGCAGGGACTCTCCCGTGTAGAGGGGAGGGCCAGCGGGGGAGGGCGCGTTGATGAAGCTGGGGTCGATTGCGTCAAGAGGCACAGTAGGCCCTCCTAATTCCAGGTGTCAGTCCAGGCCACGGTGGCGGTGGCCTGGTTGGTGGAGAGGAACCCCTCAGCGTTGAAGGTGAGGGTCATGCCCGGGCGGGGGTTGATCCACGATCCTCGTAGGGCGGTGCGCCGTGAGGCGGTGCCGTTCAGCAGGATCGTTTTCTTGTCCAGGTCGATCACGAGGAACTGCCCCACGGTCAGGACGAGGTTGAACGTCATGCGGTTGCCGAGGTCATCGGTGATCTGAGGGTTGGTCAGATGCGTGTTCACGGCGGCGATGGTCACCACGACCCGGGGAGTCCCGGTGCCGGAGGATCCGACCGTGACGGCGTTGTTCGTCACGGTCGCGGTGATCGCGAACGGCACGGTCAAACCGGCGAGCTGAACCTTCTCCGAGGTGCTCTTTCCCGCTGTGGACGTGTACCGGAACGTGTACCCGCCGGAGGGTGCGGAGCCGCCATCGAAGTAGTCCCCGGCAAAGGCGACCGCAGCGGACTGGGTAGCAGCGGCGCTGATCTTGACGGCGTCGAAGTCCAGCTTCACGCCGGAGGGGATGACGGTTCCGCCGTTGTACAGGTAGGGCACTGGCTGGGCGTAGATTGTGCCTGCCGGGGCCTGTGCCGAGTGTGTGACCCTGCCCCCGGTGTTGTTGGTGGGGGCGCTCATGGACTCACTGATACGGGTGTTGGTGGAGTCGAAGAAGCGGATCCCGATCTGGCTGGTGTAGCCGGAATCGTTGGCCATCAGCATCGACACCGCCGCCCAGTCCCCGGGGGAGAGGTTCACCCGCTGGTCCGTGGATGATGCGGCCAGGACGCCGGGTCGGGTTGCCCCGGAACCGGTGGTGAGTCTGCCCCAGGCCGTGCCGACGATCCACGCCGGAGGGGATACGGTCTCCCGCGTC is part of the Arthrobacter woluwensis genome and encodes:
- a CDS encoding phage distal tail protein; its protein translation is MTDIVTATIGGRTFGGSGLYLDPADTVGGVLTAPIEGWGNPGTRGDVNPWPDRDGAWSDPAYYDGANYVLRGVLVVPSFARAALVRDQFVAALPMKVYKPLIVAEAELTRYAMVRVVGTPEVVWDGVETISVNVQFVATDHRRFAGTGPNDISGSGVARLPITDGGLVIPPTTVADTNWSNNPSFEVDTSGWVGVGGALTRETVSPPAWIVGTAWGRLTTGSGATRPGVLAASSTDQRVNLSPGDWAAVSMLMANDSGYTSQIGIRFFDSTNTRISESMSAPTNNTGGRVTHSAQAPAGTIYAQPVPYLYNGGTVIPSGVKLDFDAVKISAAATQSAAVAFAGDYFDGGSAPSGGYTFRYTSTAGKSTSEKVQLAGLTVPFAITATVTNNAVTVGSSGTGTPRVVVTIAAVNTHLTNPQITDDLGNRMTFNLVLTVGQFLVIDLDKKTILLNGTASRRTALRGSWINPRPGMTLTFNAEGFLSTNQATATVAWTDTWN